In the Bacteroidota bacterium genome, ACTGAAAGATTATTCCGCGCATATTTTTTCTGCCGACCCGAAAGAAGGACAAAAGCTGGAAGACCTTACCAAACTTTTGCTATCGGAAATAGACAAAGTGAAGAAAGGGGATTTTCCGGACTGGCTTTTATCCGTTATCATCAGCAACATGAAACTTCAACAAGTTAAACGTTACGAGAATAACGGAGGGAGAACAAATGATTACGTAAGTGCGTTCATTGAAGGTACTCAGTGGTCTGACTACGTGAATCATATTGACAATCTTTCAAAAATTACGAAACAGGCAATCATTGACTTCGCAAATAAATATTATGGTGACAATTATGTGGTGGTGTACAAACGTACGGGAGAAGACAATAACGTTCAGAAAGTTGACAAACCTGAAATTCACCCTGTGGAAACAAACCGCAACGAGCAGAGTCCTTTCCTTAAAAATATTATTAATACTCCTGCTGATACGGTTGAACCGAAATTCCTTGACTACGCGAAAGATATTCAGCAGTTTACCGTAAGGAAAAACGGTTCGACTTCGCTCACCGCAGGCGTTCCTGTATTTTATACGGAGAACAAAGAGAGCAAAACTTTTACCATGTATTACATCCTTGATATGGGAAGCAATCACAACAAAAAACTTCCTGTGGCGATTGAGTATCTGCCTTATCTCGGCACATCCAAATATTCTCCCGAGCAGCTACAGCAGGAGTTTTACAAACTCGCCTGCAGTTTTGGTGTTTTCAATTCAGAAGACCAGTCGTATGTTTATCTGAGCGGATTGTCAGAAAACTTTGAAAAGGGAGTCGCGCTCTTCGAAAGTCTGTTGAGCGATGCAAAACCAAATCCCGAAGCGCTCAGCAATCTTGCTTCCGACATTCTGAAAAAAAGAAGCGATGCCAAGCTTGACAAGAATTCTATTCTTGAAGCGATGTTCAACTATGCGAAGTACGGTCCCGCTTCACCGTTCACAAATATTCTTTCGGAAAAAGAACTGCATTCGCTGAAGCCGGGAGAATTGATTGACATCATTAAATCAATTACATCGTTTCAGCACCGTATTCTTTATTACGGTTCGATGAAGCCCGAAGAGATTTCTGTGATGCTGAACAAGTATCACAAAACACCTGACGCGGTGAAGCTGATTCCTGCCGAAACAAAATTTGAAGAACTGCCCACGCCCATGAATAAAGTTTTCGCCATTGATTATGACATGGCGCAGGTGGAGATTTTGCTCGTGTCTAAATCGGAAATGTATTATAAAGACCTCGCACCGAGCATGCGTTTGTTCAATGAATATTTCGGAGGAGGAATGTCTTCCATCGTTTTTCAGGAGCTGCGCGAGTCAAAAGCGCTCGCCTATTCTGTGTATGCGGATTATATTGAAGCGAACCGCATTGACAAAAATAATTACATAGAAGCGTACATTGGAGCGCAGGCGGATAAATTGCCCGAAGCGATGGATGGACTTTTCGGTTTGATGAAGAGCATGCCTGAATCGGACGTGGTGTTTAACGCTTCCAAGAAAGCAGTGCTGGAAAACATACGCAGTTCAAGAATCACCAAGACGGGAATCCTTTTCGACTATGAGCACGCGAAAAAACTTGGGCTCGACCACGACATACGCAAGGATGTATATGAACAGGTTCAGCTTATGAAGATGGACGTGATAAAAAGGTTTCATTCCGAACATATCAGCAATAAGCAGTACTCCATCGTTGTTCTCGGAAATAAAAAACTAATTGACCAGAAAGTGCTGGAGAAGTACGGAGCGGTGAAGTGGTTGACGCTGGAAGAGGTGTTTGGATATTAAGAGCCCATCCCTGCCCTTCCCCAAGGGAAGGGAGAATGAAAATGAAAAAGACAAACCACAAAGCAAAAAAAAAAATTCCCTCTCCCCTTGGGGGAGAGACGGAGAGGGGCTTTGTTATTGGAATCACTGATTGCAACCGCTGGGCTAACTATGAAAACTGGTTTGTTTCAGATAAGGTTGAAATCATCAAACTTTCTCCCAAAGAAAATAATGTGGCGGATGTTGACCGATGCAATGGCATTGTTTTATCAGGAGGAGAAGATGTGCATCCGAAATATTACGGCAAGCCACAGTACTGGAAAAAGAGAAAAGAATTAAAACTCGATGTGAACGAAGCACGGGATAAATTTGAAATGAAAGTGATTGCCCGCGCGGTGAAAAACAAAAAACCCATTCTCGGAATTTGCAGAGGGCTTCAGATAGCGAATGTATATTTCAAAGGAACGCTCATTCCGGATCTGCAGGGAAAAACGAGAACGCGCCACTCAAAAGCGCAGGGCTACGACCAAACCCATTTGGTAGAGATAGAAAAAAATTCTTGTTTGTCTGCAATTGTATCAAGCCCTCTCCCTAACGGGGGGAGATGGAGGGGGGCTTGGATTGTAAACAGCGCGCATCACCAGTCGGCAGAAAAGATTGGCAAGGGGTTGAAAGCAACCGCCATTGATAAAGAAGGAATAGTTGAAGCCATTGAATGGAAAAATCCTAAAGACAAACCTTTCTTACTTCTCGTACAGTGGCATCCTGAGAGGATGAAAGAACAGGAAAGCGGGCTGGCGAAAAATTTAAAGGAGAAGTTTTTGCAGTCTCTGTCCCTTCGATGAATTAATATTTTTTACTTGTATAATTTTAACCCTGTGAAATGCCTTTTTCATATTTCACAGGGAATATCTGTATTTTTGCTTGTAATCTTCTGTAATTTTTATCTTTGTGTTAGTTAACAAATGAACAAACAACAACATATCGTATATTGGCTGGAAAGCGCAGAGAAAGATTGGGAAGTGATGAATTACCTGATGAAAGGAAGAAAATACGTTCACGCATTGTTCTTCGGGCATTTATATTTAGAAAAGCTTGCCAAAGCATTGTGGGTGAAAAGTCATAAAGAAAATTATCCTCCAAAGATTCATAATCTCGTACGAATACTTGATTTGTCAGAAATAAAATTGGATGATAACGATATGGAGTTTTTAGATGTGCTGAATTGGTTTCAGATTGAAGGCAGGTATCCCGATTATGTAAACAACCTTGTGAAAGAAACAACCAAGCATGTAGCAGAACAATACGTCAAACAAATTAAATCCATCTCAAAATGTCTAAAAGAGAAACTGCAATAGAAACCGTAAAAAAATATATTCGTTATTGCAGCATGCTGAATGTGCATATTGATAAAGCTATAATGTTTGGCTCTTACGCCAGCGGTTCCTTTTCAAAATATTCCGACATTGATGTGGCGCTTGTGTCTGACGACTTTACCGATTTCCCTCTTGCCGACCGCAAAAAAATTGTGAAGGCGAATATTCATTTCTCCATAATAGAACCCCATACCTTTTCAAAAAAATATTTTGCCAAAGGCGACCCTTTTATCAGCGAAATAAAAAAAACAGGCATTGAAATTAAGGTGTAATATTTTTTTGTTGCTTACTACCTACTGCCTACTGTTTTGCCCCCCTCTGTGAGGATTTTTTCTAATTCGTCTGCCATTTGGAATGAAGTTTAAAATAATGATATGTAAAGATAAAGTTTTCCATAATTTTAAAACGTCACCACACCTTTTTTATTTCAAGTATATTTGTCCACTTTATTAATCTCAATACCCACTACTCAATACTCAACACTCAATACTCTTTTTATGTCAAAAATAAAAGTTGCAAATCCGGTAGTAGAATTAGATGGCGATGAAATGACGCGCATCATCTGGAAATATATCAAGGACAAACTCATCCTTCCGTATCTGGAGTTGGATATAAAATATTATGACCTTGGAATTGAACACCGCGACCAAACGGATGACAAAGTGACTGTTGACGCTGCTGAGGCGATAAAAAAATATAAAGTGGGCATCAAATGCGCCACCATCACTCCCGATGAAGCGCGTGTAAAAGAGTTCAACCTGAAACAAATGTGGAAATCTC is a window encoding:
- a CDS encoding insulinase family protein — its product is MKFFFYLFGIAFTWGTQPPIQNITAQEKAPFVLPPLDKHYIYDSVPNDPIHTRIYTLDNGLKVYMSVYKNAPRVYTSIAVGTGSKKDPSDATGMAHYLEHMLFKGTDKYGSLDFYKEEMQLKKIDSLYDVYGKTTDVAQRKKIYHVIDSVSGVASKFAIANEYDKMMSNIGAKGTNAYTWLEQTVYINDIPTNQIHKWLMIEGERFRNPVMRLFHTELEAVYEEKNRTLDDDYEKMDDALYEGLWQKHSYGTQTTIGTIEHLKNPSLKKIKEYLHTYYVPNNIALCMAGDLNPDSTIKWIDQTMGRLISKPVPAFNPPVENPIASPIVKEVVGPFPETMTLGFRLPGAGTKEADLLELMNEILYNGKAGLIDLDIVQKQKTLSANCYAMTLKDYSAHIFSADPKEGQKLEDLTKLLLSEIDKVKKGDFPDWLLSVIISNMKLQQVKRYENNGGRTNDYVSAFIEGTQWSDYVNHIDNLSKITKQAIIDFANKYYGDNYVVVYKRTGEDNNVQKVDKPEIHPVETNRNEQSPFLKNIINTPADTVEPKFLDYAKDIQQFTVRKNGSTSLTAGVPVFYTENKESKTFTMYYILDMGSNHNKKLPVAIEYLPYLGTSKYSPEQLQQEFYKLACSFGVFNSEDQSYVYLSGLSENFEKGVALFESLLSDAKPNPEALSNLASDILKKRSDAKLDKNSILEAMFNYAKYGPASPFTNILSEKELHSLKPGELIDIIKSITSFQHRILYYGSMKPEEISVMLNKYHKTPDAVKLIPAETKFEELPTPMNKVFAIDYDMAQVEILLVSKSEMYYKDLAPSMRLFNEYFGGGMSSIVFQELRESKALAYSVYADYIEANRIDKNNYIEAYIGAQADKLPEAMDGLFGLMKSMPESDVVFNASKKAVLENIRSSRITKTGILFDYEHAKKLGLDHDIRKDVYEQVQLMKMDVIKRFHSEHISNKQYSIVVLGNKKLIDQKVLEKYGAVKWLTLEEVFGY
- a CDS encoding gamma-glutamyl-gamma-aminobutyrate hydrolase family protein, which translates into the protein MKKTNHKAKKKIPSPLGGETERGFVIGITDCNRWANYENWFVSDKVEIIKLSPKENNVADVDRCNGIVLSGGEDVHPKYYGKPQYWKKRKELKLDVNEARDKFEMKVIARAVKNKKPILGICRGLQIANVYFKGTLIPDLQGKTRTRHSKAQGYDQTHLVEIEKNSCLSAIVSSPLPNGGRWRGAWIVNSAHHQSAEKIGKGLKATAIDKEGIVEAIEWKNPKDKPFLLLVQWHPERMKEQESGLAKNLKEKFLQSLSLR
- a CDS encoding HEPN domain-containing protein, translating into MNKQQHIVYWLESAEKDWEVMNYLMKGRKYVHALFFGHLYLEKLAKALWVKSHKENYPPKIHNLVRILDLSEIKLDDNDMEFLDVLNWFQIEGRYPDYVNNLVKETTKHVAEQYVKQIKSISKCLKEKLQ
- a CDS encoding nucleotidyltransferase domain-containing protein, which gives rise to MSKRETAIETVKKYIRYCSMLNVHIDKAIMFGSYASGSFSKYSDIDVALVSDDFTDFPLADRKKIVKANIHFSIIEPHTFSKKYFAKGDPFISEIKKTGIEIKV